From one Comamonas piscis genomic stretch:
- a CDS encoding amidohydrolase family protein produces the protein MSLPVIDMRCRPAFLHNFFGATPGSPEHDTARWLNRRVGTRGSDTHFEESLTQDGFLKAVRDAGLSQAVVVGRHTPSQHLPNDTIHQIVQGHSELLGIAGVDPVLQGEQAALDEIERAIKVLGLRGIDLEPGFGDPARHPDDPVYWPIYERAQALGVPVFLMSGPTTPEPSFSDPARLAKVAQAFPDLPLVVYHGYWPRVQEAIGLAFRYANVYLVPDMYVFQPGSQAYVQAANQFLGDQLLFGSSYPFRPIRQSIDDFLALGFDEAVLPKLLHGNAARILKL, from the coding sequence ATGAGCCTGCCCGTGATCGATATGCGCTGCCGGCCAGCGTTTTTGCACAACTTTTTTGGCGCAACGCCCGGCTCGCCCGAGCATGACACCGCCCGCTGGTTGAACCGGCGCGTGGGTACGAGGGGCAGCGATACGCACTTTGAAGAATCGCTGACCCAAGACGGCTTTTTAAAGGCGGTGCGCGATGCCGGCCTGAGCCAGGCCGTGGTCGTGGGGCGGCATACGCCCTCGCAGCACCTGCCCAATGACACGATCCACCAGATCGTGCAGGGCCATAGCGAGTTGTTGGGCATTGCCGGGGTCGACCCAGTGCTGCAGGGCGAGCAGGCGGCGCTCGACGAGATCGAGCGCGCCATCAAGGTGCTGGGCCTGCGCGGCATCGACCTGGAGCCCGGCTTTGGCGACCCGGCCCGCCACCCTGATGACCCCGTCTACTGGCCCATCTACGAGCGTGCGCAGGCACTGGGCGTGCCGGTGTTTTTGATGAGCGGCCCGACCACGCCGGAGCCGAGCTTTAGCGACCCGGCGCGCCTGGCCAAGGTGGCGCAGGCCTTTCCCGATCTGCCGCTGGTCGTCTACCACGGCTACTGGCCGCGTGTGCAAGAGGCCATTGGCCTGGCCTTCCGCTATGCCAATGTCTACCTGGTGCCAGACATGTATGTGTTCCAGCCCGGCAGCCAGGCCTATGTGCAGGCGGCCAACCAGTTCCTGGGCGACCAGCTGCTGTTTGGCTCGTCCTATCCCTTCCGCCCCATCCGCCAGAGCATCGACGACTTTCTGGCGCTGGGCTTTGACGAGGCTGTGCTGCCCAAGCTGCTGCATGGCAATGCGGCGCGCATTTTGAAGCTGTAA